A portion of the Deinococcus cellulosilyticus NBRC 106333 = KACC 11606 genome contains these proteins:
- a CDS encoding cold-shock protein: MASGTVKWFNAEKGFGFISHQGNPDLFAHFSAIKSTGFKKLNEGDEVDFDVQQGQNGKGPQATNIVVTKAAPEGSYNSRPQRSNSW, encoded by the coding sequence ATGGCTTCAGGCACCGTCAAATGGTTCAACGCAGAAAAAGGATTCGGCTTCATTTCACACCAGGGCAACCCCGATTTGTTCGCCCACTTCAGTGCCATCAAGAGCACCGGATTCAAAAAACTCAACGAAGGCGATGAAGTCGACTTCGACGTCCAGCAGGGCCAGAACGGCAAAGGCCCCCAGGCCACCAACATTGTGGTGACCAAAGCAGCACCCGAAGGCTCCTACAACAGTCGTCCCCAGCGCTCAAACAGCTGGTAA
- a CDS encoding acyl-ACP desaturase: MADIHPPDTLSTVPPTPAGLLSNREKDTLIERAFTGLYRWYTARSQETRNWNADLSFDWRSLRADLPEDVITVIQGFFAVEQYAPDYTSELLNLVRASHGRSHFQMRWGSEEEKHADAWENAVLFSRQRTPEWIREYKERLKSKQWELPFPDAIHNLVYTVFQERATQLNYLNLMKIAQGKSDKPHLQGVEDPILAQVAQTIAIDEAAHYNFFLEGVRLYLYYYPQKTLEAIKNVIGQFSMPAQQLVPDWDHFFETVYKAGIYGPRDFSRDVMQVAFRNLGIESRKKLEEGIKKTREVPDFEGEQARTTIIWDTFDYGAIEGDVKRLHVKIQDYEKKIGLDELDPTEFVENPEVPRAKPGE; this comes from the coding sequence GTGGCCGACATTCACCCCCCAGACACCCTCAGCACTGTGCCTCCCACCCCTGCGGGCCTGCTGTCGAATCGAGAAAAAGACACCCTGATTGAACGGGCCTTCACCGGGCTGTACCGCTGGTACACCGCACGCAGTCAGGAAACCCGCAACTGGAATGCCGACCTCAGCTTCGACTGGAGAAGCCTCAGAGCCGACCTCCCCGAAGACGTGATCACGGTGATTCAAGGTTTCTTTGCCGTCGAGCAATATGCCCCCGATTACACCAGTGAACTCCTCAACCTGGTCCGCGCCTCCCACGGACGCAGCCACTTCCAGATGCGCTGGGGCAGCGAGGAGGAGAAACACGCCGACGCATGGGAAAATGCCGTTTTGTTCTCCCGCCAGCGCACCCCCGAGTGGATTCGTGAATACAAGGAACGCCTGAAAAGCAAACAGTGGGAACTGCCCTTCCCGGATGCCATTCACAACCTGGTGTACACGGTGTTTCAGGAACGGGCCACCCAGCTCAATTACCTCAACCTGATGAAGATCGCGCAGGGGAAAAGCGACAAACCCCACCTGCAGGGGGTGGAAGATCCCATTCTGGCCCAGGTGGCCCAGACCATCGCCATTGATGAGGCCGCACACTACAACTTCTTCCTGGAGGGGGTGAGGCTGTACCTGTACTACTACCCCCAGAAGACCCTGGAAGCCATCAAGAACGTGATCGGTCAATTCAGCATGCCCGCCCAGCAACTCGTTCCAGACTGGGATCACTTCTTCGAGACCGTGTACAAGGCCGGGATCTATGGCCCCAGAGATTTCTCCAGGGATGTGATGCAGGTGGCTTTCCGCAACCTGGGCATCGAGAGCCGCAAGAAGCTGGAAGAGGGCATCAAGAAAACCCGCGAGGTGCCTGATTTCGAAGGGGAACAGGCCCGTACCACCATCATCTGGGACACCTTCGACTATGGGGCCATTGAAGGGGACGTCAAACGCCTGCACGTCAAAATTCAGGATTACGAGAAAAAAATCGGTCTGGATGAACTGGACCCCACCGAGTTTGTGGAAAACCCTGAAGTCCCCAGAGCCAAACCCGGGGAGTGA
- a CDS encoding Tn3 family transposase, whose product MTASIPAQVFGLTSTQRHEFLKFPDVDDFVLGRYYQLSGSDLRLLSDLEDPIQKLGVAVLITVMRHLGRIAMTLTIPEVVLSEVALQLECDPVLFQTYQKAWKKHGKEHTRQVKNHLGYVSFQIHHRQELLQFMHDRAHHTDMWFPLMVDLVEELRRRRILMPKIGVLESMIQEALVFARNFAFQILTMGLRDNHLAKLDALLLPDPRYRKGKGTTLGWLRDLPVKASGKNVLKCLEKLKTLRELLLPWQPREFIAKNRMDKLTREGRTLDTYQLSDFEPMRRHAMIAVILMDVEETLTDRILEDHRKIMLGSFHACEKEHLGKILSHKTTITESLNLTYTIGKILVAAKETGENPLPEIEGLISWEDLVRVMEASRTVTEQKMLDSLHLLKGQYRKFRKYARKMLASFEFQASSTSEDLREALEMLAKLGRKRKLPEVVPVSFVSGRWERYVFTDSGIDPVYYELCVLNELSAALGSGDIFVEHSKKFCDFEAYLLPRDRWRASLKTFPPLVPLSFDEFWEEASKGLREVLVATDRALKSGDLPEVRVENGQGIVEPLKREQELADAAEAWSEVLYDMVPPIKITSLLLEVERRVKTSKVFTHLNLGNTAEDLHLLYSVILAEGTNLGLAKMAQASSRTEVKKLIWLHEWYIREDTYLAAMAELTNFQLQQPLAQHGGEGTHSSSDGQRFKTAQKAEGTGVFNGRYGREPGLTFYTHVSDQYSPFFVKVIASTDRDALHIVDGLLYHQSDLRIEEHTTDTHGFTDPVFAITHLLGFRFAPRIKGMKDHKIFTPEKMDFEVLKPSVGGRLDVELIRQNWEEILRVVTSIRAGHVTASVILAKLSSYSRKNSLYRAITELGKYYRTLFMLSWWKDPELRRRSNWNLNKGEALNKLKKILFFNNLGELRARDVTNQAKRASGLNVLVSMVSVWNTVYLQRATLHLESEGTVIPHEILQRISPLGFEHINLTGDYVWRQEDLPLEGEFLPLRLKKK is encoded by the coding sequence ATGACAGCCTCCATCCCAGCTCAGGTTTTCGGTCTCACCTCCACCCAGCGGCATGAATTCCTGAAGTTCCCGGATGTGGATGATTTCGTGCTGGGTCGGTACTACCAGCTCTCTGGCTCCGACCTCCGGCTGCTCTCTGACCTGGAAGACCCCATTCAGAAACTCGGGGTGGCGGTGCTGATCACCGTCATGCGACACCTTGGCAGGATTGCCATGACCCTGACCATTCCAGAGGTGGTGCTTTCCGAAGTGGCCCTGCAGTTGGAGTGTGATCCAGTCCTGTTCCAGACCTATCAGAAAGCCTGGAAGAAGCACGGCAAGGAACACACCCGGCAAGTCAAAAACCACCTGGGTTACGTGTCGTTTCAAATCCACCACCGTCAGGAACTCTTGCAGTTCATGCATGACCGGGCCCACCACACGGACATGTGGTTCCCCTTGATGGTGGATCTGGTGGAGGAACTCCGCCGAAGGCGCATCCTGATGCCGAAAATCGGTGTGCTGGAAAGCATGATCCAGGAAGCCCTGGTGTTCGCCCGGAACTTTGCTTTTCAGATCCTCACCATGGGCCTGAGGGACAACCACCTGGCAAAGCTCGATGCCCTCTTGCTCCCTGATCCCAGGTACCGCAAGGGAAAAGGCACCACGCTGGGCTGGCTGAGGGATTTGCCTGTGAAAGCCAGTGGAAAGAACGTGCTGAAGTGCCTGGAAAAACTGAAAACCTTGCGGGAACTTTTGCTGCCCTGGCAACCGAGGGAATTCATTGCCAAGAACCGCATGGACAAACTCACCCGTGAAGGGCGCACCCTGGACACCTACCAGCTCTCGGATTTTGAGCCGATGCGCCGCCACGCCATGATTGCGGTGATCCTGATGGATGTGGAGGAGACGCTCACCGACCGCATCCTGGAAGACCACCGCAAAATCATGCTGGGGAGCTTCCATGCGTGTGAGAAGGAACACCTGGGGAAAATCCTGTCCCATAAGACCACCATCACCGAGTCGTTGAACCTGACCTACACCATCGGCAAGATTTTGGTGGCTGCCAAGGAAACTGGAGAAAATCCCCTGCCAGAGATTGAGGGTTTGATTTCGTGGGAGGACCTGGTGCGTGTGATGGAGGCCTCCAGGACCGTCACCGAGCAGAAGATGCTGGACAGCCTGCACCTTTTGAAAGGCCAGTACCGGAAATTCAGGAAGTATGCCCGGAAGATGCTGGCTTCCTTTGAATTCCAGGCGTCCAGCACCAGTGAGGACCTGAGGGAAGCCCTGGAGATGCTGGCGAAGCTCGGCAGGAAGCGCAAGTTGCCAGAGGTTGTTCCGGTGTCTTTTGTGTCTGGTCGCTGGGAACGGTATGTGTTCACGGATTCGGGCATCGACCCGGTGTATTACGAACTGTGCGTACTGAATGAACTCTCTGCAGCTTTGGGTTCAGGGGACATTTTTGTGGAGCACAGCAAGAAATTCTGTGATTTTGAAGCCTACCTGCTGCCCAGGGACCGCTGGCGGGCTTCCCTGAAGACGTTTCCACCCCTGGTCCCCCTGTCTTTCGATGAATTCTGGGAGGAGGCCAGCAAAGGACTCAGGGAGGTACTGGTGGCCACCGACCGGGCCTTGAAATCCGGGGACCTGCCAGAAGTGCGGGTGGAGAACGGTCAGGGGATTGTGGAGCCCCTCAAACGGGAGCAAGAACTTGCGGATGCAGCTGAAGCATGGTCGGAAGTGCTCTACGACATGGTGCCGCCCATCAAGATCACGTCCCTGCTGCTGGAGGTGGAACGCCGGGTGAAGACCAGCAAGGTGTTCACGCACCTGAACCTGGGGAACACCGCTGAGGATCTGCATCTGCTCTACAGCGTGATTCTGGCGGAGGGCACCAATCTGGGGCTGGCCAAGATGGCTCAGGCATCCAGTCGCACCGAGGTGAAAAAACTGATCTGGTTGCACGAATGGTACATCAGAGAAGACACCTATCTGGCGGCCATGGCCGAACTCACCAACTTTCAACTCCAGCAGCCTCTGGCACAGCATGGGGGTGAGGGTACCCATTCTTCTTCAGATGGGCAGCGGTTCAAAACCGCCCAGAAAGCCGAAGGTACGGGGGTGTTCAATGGGCGGTATGGCCGGGAGCCGGGCCTGACGTTTTACACCCATGTGTCGGACCAGTACAGTCCTTTTTTCGTGAAAGTCATTGCGAGCACCGACCGGGATGCGTTGCACATCGTGGATGGCCTCCTGTACCACCAGAGCGATTTGAGGATTGAGGAGCACACCACGGACACCCATGGCTTCACCGATCCAGTCTTTGCCATCACCCACCTGCTGGGGTTCCGTTTTGCTCCAAGGATCAAAGGGATGAAGGACCACAAGATTTTCACGCCGGAGAAAATGGATTTTGAGGTGCTGAAACCTTCAGTGGGCGGCAGGCTGGACGTGGAGCTGATCCGCCAGAACTGGGAAGAGATCCTGCGGGTGGTCACCTCCATCCGGGCGGGGCATGTGACGGCCTCGGTGATCCTGGCGAAACTCTCGTCTTACAGCCGCAAGAACAGCCTATACCGGGCCATCACGGAACTGGGCAAATACTACCGGACCCTGTTCATGCTGTCGTGGTGGAAGGACCCGGAGTTGCGCCGCCGGTCGAATTGGAATTTGAATAAGGGGGAAGCCCTGAACAAACTCAAAAAGATCCTGTTCTTTAACAACCTGGGAGAGTTGCGTGCCCGTGATGTGACAAATCAGGCGAAACGGGCGAGCGGGTTGAATGTGCTGGTGTCGATGGTGAGCGTGTGGAACACGGTGTACTTGCAGCGGGCCACCCTGCACCTGGAGTCGGAGGGGACAGTGATCCCGCATGAAATCCTGCAGCGGATTTCACCTCTGGGGTTTGAGCACATCAACCTGACGGGGGATTACGTGTGGCGTCAGGAGGATTTGCCTTTGGAGGGGGAATTTTTGCCACTGAGACTGAAAAAGAAGTAA